The Saprospiraceae bacterium genome includes a window with the following:
- a CDS encoding SIS domain-containing protein → MKTYIKSKLKESISIKEEILNDENVISEILNQTNILVETLKSGNRIFLCGNGGSAADAQHIAAELSGRFYKDRRALPAEALHVNSSFTTAIGNDYGFDHIYARALEAQGRKGDVLIAISTSGNSQNVINAIELALKSEIQVLGWTGKSGGKMNAVCKNILKIPSDDTPRIQECHIFVGHLMCEQIENVLFE, encoded by the coding sequence GTGAAAACATATATCAAATCCAAACTTAAAGAATCCATTTCTATAAAGGAGGAAATCCTGAATGATGAAAATGTCATTTCAGAAATATTGAATCAAACAAACATATTGGTTGAGACATTGAAATCAGGTAACCGTATATTTCTGTGTGGAAATGGAGGCAGTGCCGCAGATGCTCAGCACATAGCTGCTGAATTGTCAGGTAGGTTTTATAAAGACAGAAGAGCCTTGCCTGCGGAAGCCTTGCATGTAAACAGTTCATTTACTACGGCTATAGGTAACGATTACGGATTTGATCACATTTATGCCAGAGCACTGGAAGCCCAAGGCAGAAAGGGGGATGTATTGATTGCAATTTCTACCTCCGGCAACTCACAAAATGTAATAAATGCAATTGAATTAGCTTTAAAATCTGAAATTCAGGTACTGGGATGGACTGGTAAATCAGGGGGAAAGATGAATGCTGTCTGCAAAAATATTCTGAAAATTCCTTCTGATGATACACCGCGAATTCAGGAATGTCATATATTCGTTGGACATTTAATGTGTGAGCAGATTGAGAATGTGCTTTTTGAATAA
- a CDS encoding RidA family protein: MKTKLSSSAVWEDIIGYSRAVKIGNVIEIAGTAAVKNGQVVFTGDPYHQTVYILKIIENALKQLDASLEDVVRTRIYLRNVDDWEEVGKAHGEYFSKIKPASTMIAVSALINPEMLVEIEATAIIPS, encoded by the coding sequence ATGAAAACAAAACTTAGTTCAAGCGCTGTTTGGGAAGATATCATCGGATATTCAAGAGCAGTGAAAATCGGAAATGTTATTGAAATTGCAGGAACAGCTGCTGTTAAAAATGGTCAGGTTGTTTTTACGGGAGATCCTTACCATCAGACCGTTTATATTCTAAAGATCATAGAAAATGCCTTGAAACAACTAGACGCCAGTCTGGAGGATGTTGTGAGAACAAGAATCTATCTTCGTAATGTGGATGACTGGGAAGAAGTCGGTAAAGCCCATGGAGAATATTTTTCTAAAATTAAACCTGCATCAACGATGATAGCTGTCTCAGCGTTGATTAATCCTGAAATGCTCGTTGAGATAGAAGCAACAGCCATAATTCCTTCCTGA
- the queE gene encoding 7-carboxy-7-deazaguanine synthase codes for MYKIKEIYYTIQGEGFHTGRPAVFCRFSGCNLWTGREEDRDKAICKFCDTDFWGMDGRYGGKYNAESLAEIILSLWPTPDLPCFVVCTGGEPALQMDDELIKVFHSRRIEVAIETNGTLSLPKGIDWVCVSPKSNTDILVTTGNELKLVYPQSENTPEQYLHLDFDHFYLQPLDDLHQTENTKSAIRFCLDHPQWKLSVQTHKFLGID; via the coding sequence ATGTACAAAATAAAAGAAATATATTACACCATCCAAGGTGAAGGTTTTCATACCGGGCGACCTGCAGTTTTTTGTCGTTTTTCAGGATGCAATCTCTGGACAGGGAGGGAAGAAGATCGGGACAAAGCTATTTGTAAATTTTGTGATACAGATTTTTGGGGTATGGATGGCAGATACGGTGGAAAATATAATGCTGAATCCCTTGCAGAAATTATTTTATCCTTATGGCCAACTCCTGATTTGCCTTGTTTTGTCGTCTGCACCGGTGGTGAACCGGCGTTGCAAATGGATGATGAACTCATAAAAGTTTTTCATTCCAGGAGGATTGAAGTTGCTATCGAGACTAATGGGACTTTGTCGCTTCCAAAAGGGATCGACTGGGTATGTGTAAGTCCTAAATCAAACACCGATATTTTGGTTACTACTGGTAACGAACTTAAATTGGTTTATCCGCAATCCGAAAACACCCCGGAACAATATTTACACCTTGATTTTGACCACTTTTATTTACAGCCACTTGATGATTTACATCAAACTGAAAACACAAAAAGTGCCATCCGTTTTTGCCTGGATCACCCACAATGGAAGTTAAGTGTTCAAACCCATAAATTTTTAGGTATTGACTGA
- a CDS encoding HAD family hydrolase, with the protein MKTKIGYSRPNFKPGVDWTLFLDRDGVINERLPGEYVRNWEEFRFLPGVLDALGILSNMFYRIFIVTNQAGIEKGVMSHNDLHQIHNSMMEYIIFHGGRVDEIYYCPFKGDLEPLCRKPNPGMALEAKKDYPDIKFQTSVMVGDSSSDIIFGNRLGMKTVLVGNKSDNNFNNVLSLPDSRMDSLYDFASYFQLLYQ; encoded by the coding sequence ATGAAAACCAAAATTGGCTATTCCAGACCTAATTTCAAACCCGGTGTTGATTGGACGCTATTTTTAGATAGGGATGGTGTGATTAATGAACGATTGCCAGGAGAATATGTCAGGAACTGGGAAGAATTTCGGTTTTTACCGGGTGTTTTGGATGCATTAGGAATACTTTCCAACATGTTTTACAGAATTTTTATAGTCACTAATCAGGCCGGTATCGAAAAAGGAGTAATGTCGCACAATGACCTTCATCAGATACATAACAGTATGATGGAATACATTATATTTCATGGTGGCAGGGTAGATGAAATCTATTATTGTCCCTTCAAAGGCGATCTGGAACCCTTATGTCGCAAGCCAAATCCGGGTATGGCTTTGGAAGCAAAAAAAGATTATCCGGATATTAAATTTCAAACGAGTGTCATGGTCGGCGACTCATCAAGCGATATTATTTTTGGCAATCGGCTGGGTATGAAAACTGTACTGGTCGGAAATAAATCTGATAATAATTTTAATAATGTATTATCATTGCCGGATTCAAGAATGGATAGTCTTTATGATTTTGCCAGTTATTTTCAATTATTATATCAATAA
- a CDS encoding sterol desaturase family protein produces the protein MEAYAQVLNFAIPIFIILIVIEWGIGFKMNIETNRIMDTISSLSSGITNSIKDVLGLSVIIISYTWLFDHFALIQINSKPWLYVVAFIGLDFAGYWSHRFSHVVNIFWNRHIIHHSSEEFNLACALRQSISEVFAIFTFLYIPMAVVGVPPAVIGIVAPLHLFAQFWYHTRLIGKMGFLEHIIVTPSHHRVHHAINPEYLDKNYSQIFIVWDKLFGSFQEELDHIRPVYGVSRPVKTWNPIIINFKHLWLLISDAFYTKSWWDKIRIWFMPTGWRPADVEEKYKIESVKDVYGLNKYDIPASSSLKIWITAQLLIHLFLMLFLFNNLSTIGNLYALLYGVFLFISVFAYTSLMDGSKYAFIPETLKFIFAIILLSYMDWNWFQLETWIPSGNTFIISYLVLSIILSYLFTLQKMPSYNFFVSSKNT, from the coding sequence ATGGAAGCATATGCACAGGTCTTAAATTTTGCGATTCCTATATTCATCATTTTAATTGTAATAGAGTGGGGTATAGGTTTTAAAATGAACATCGAGACAAACAGGATAATGGATACGATTTCCAGCTTAAGTTCAGGTATTACCAATAGCATCAAAGATGTTCTGGGATTGAGTGTAATCATCATTAGCTACACATGGCTGTTTGATCATTTTGCGCTCATCCAAATAAATTCTAAACCATGGCTATACGTAGTTGCCTTTATCGGTTTGGACTTTGCCGGATACTGGTCACATCGTTTTTCACATGTTGTCAATATTTTCTGGAACAGGCACATCATTCATCATAGCAGTGAGGAATTTAATTTAGCATGCGCCCTTAGACAATCAATTTCTGAGGTTTTCGCAATTTTTACATTTTTATATATTCCAATGGCAGTTGTCGGAGTGCCACCAGCTGTGATAGGTATTGTTGCTCCGCTTCATCTTTTTGCACAATTTTGGTACCATACCAGATTGATCGGCAAAATGGGTTTTTTAGAACATATTATTGTTACCCCTTCTCATCACAGAGTACATCACGCCATCAATCCGGAGTATTTGGATAAAAATTACAGCCAGATATTTATTGTGTGGGATAAGCTTTTTGGTTCCTTTCAGGAGGAATTGGATCATATTCGACCTGTTTACGGCGTTTCCAGACCGGTCAAGACATGGAATCCTATTATTATTAATTTCAAACATTTGTGGCTATTGATTTCGGATGCATTTTATACTAAGTCGTGGTGGGATAAGATTAGAATTTGGTTTATGCCTACCGGATGGCGGCCTGCTGATGTGGAAGAGAAATATAAAATTGAATCAGTTAAAGATGTCTATGGTTTGAATAAATATGACATTCCCGCTTCATCTTCTTTGAAAATTTGGATTACAGCACAATTATTAATACACCTGTTTCTGATGTTATTTCTTTTTAACAATCTGAGTACGATCGGTAATTTATACGCATTGTTGTATGGAGTTTTTTTGTTTATTTCGGTTTTTGCATATACAAGTTTGATGGATGGCAGTAAGTACGCTTTTATTCCGGAAACATTGAAATTCATTTTTGCCATTATCCTTCTTTCTTACATGGATTGGAATTGGTTTCAATTGGAAACTTGGATACCTTCCGGCAATACATTCATTATCAGCTATTTGGTACTTTCAATAATTCTTTCTTACCTTTTTACCTTACAAAAGATGCCATCATACAATTTCTTTGTTTCATCAAAAAACACATGA
- a CDS encoding DEAD/DEAH box helicase, whose protein sequence is MRFSQYHFIDEIKNNLDRLGFKKPTDIQYKCIPSILNGEDLLAIAQTGTGKTAAFAIPIIHILHSKFNARREDGIKCVVMVPTRELAIQINSVFVTLSKNTRINSFSVFGGVEQGPQIAKLEKGIDILVTTPGRMFDLVSQGYIKLNRVEILVLDEADHMLERGFVKDIKDLLKFLPRNRQTLFFSATIDEEIKNLAYTLTPNPIRIQVSPKDPVSKNVDHSVMFVDMDDKRFFLERMVSENPDSKILVFVRTKVRCERVQKAMERVGVRSIFMHGGKEQEDRLKTLNAFRAGEYMMLIATDVSARGIDIPDVDFVVNYDLPDHPEAYVHRVGRTGRGTKKGFAYSFCDKDEIGLLTAVEEYIGKKVKVISLQKDDYKEVTDLTATKKLDLKQILKELTPEPNKRYGKKKPKSK, encoded by the coding sequence ATGCGTTTTTCCCAATATCATTTTATAGATGAAATCAAAAACAATCTTGATCGATTGGGATTTAAGAAGCCAACAGATATACAATATAAATGTATCCCAAGTATTCTGAATGGGGAAGACCTACTTGCAATTGCTCAAACCGGTACAGGTAAAACTGCCGCTTTTGCGATTCCTATTATACACATCTTACATAGTAAATTTAACGCCAGACGTGAAGATGGTATCAAATGTGTTGTTATGGTACCCACACGGGAATTAGCGATTCAGATCAACAGTGTATTTGTTACTTTATCTAAAAATACCAGAATAAATTCCTTTTCAGTTTTCGGCGGTGTCGAGCAGGGGCCACAGATTGCAAAATTGGAGAAAGGAATTGATATTCTCGTGACAACTCCCGGCAGGATGTTTGACCTGGTGAGTCAGGGATATATCAAACTCAATAGGGTTGAAATTCTGGTTTTGGACGAAGCAGACCATATGTTGGAGAGGGGCTTTGTAAAAGATATCAAAGATTTATTAAAATTTCTTCCGCGTAACAGGCAGACACTGTTTTTTTCAGCCACTATAGACGAAGAGATCAAAAATCTGGCATATACACTCACTCCCAATCCTATTCGAATACAGGTTTCTCCCAAAGATCCGGTATCAAAAAATGTAGATCACTCAGTAATGTTTGTCGATATGGATGACAAACGTTTTTTTCTTGAACGAATGGTTTCAGAAAATCCGGATAGTAAAATTTTGGTTTTTGTCCGTACCAAAGTACGATGCGAAAGAGTTCAGAAGGCAATGGAAAGAGTAGGTGTGCGATCCATTTTTATGCACGGAGGAAAAGAGCAGGAAGACAGATTAAAAACATTAAATGCATTCAGAGCTGGTGAATATATGATGTTGATTGCAACGGATGTCAGTGCAAGAGGAATTGATATACCGGATGTAGATTTTGTAGTCAATTATGACCTTCCTGATCATCCCGAAGCTTATGTACATAGGGTAGGGCGTACCGGCAGAGGAACAAAAAAAGGTTTTGCATACTCATTTTGTGATAAAGACGAAATCGGTCTTTTAACTGCCGTAGAGGAATATATTGGCAAAAAAGTGAAAGTAATCTCACTCCAGAAAGATGATTATAAGGAAGTGACTGACCTCACAGCAACAAAAAAACTGGATCTGAAACAAATTTTGAAAGAACTGACGCCAGAACCTAACAAAAGATACGGCAAAAAGAAGCCCAAATCGAAATAG
- a CDS encoding T9SS type A sorting domain-containing protein — translation MTTHPGENLAQQTITGSFVFKNINRTYRLRIPQNIQTGNPAPLVFNMHGFGSNATQQELYSGMNAVADTAGFYVCYPNGVLAGWNVGWAFGSQADDVGFISALTDTLIANHNIDASAVYACGMSNGGFMSFRLACELNNKIAAIGSVTGSIVPGRLGVCQPGRPVPVMIIHGTDDNTVPYNGSGISLPIEQFISFWLENNECSTIPVFAQMQDINTTDNSTAEKYTYNDCQPNGDLEFIKVIGGAHTWPGSIIANGVTNQDFKASIELWNFFKKYKLPETSSSKESETFNILLSPNPVSDVFRISGLSGPWSGAILNLSGQNLVNFEHWGEQTLSISNLSDGIYLLMVRQGSLTQYFKIIKI, via the coding sequence ATGACCACGCATCCGGGGGAAAACCTGGCTCAACAAACAATCACAGGGAGTTTTGTATTTAAGAATATAAACCGGACCTATCGTTTGAGGATACCTCAAAATATCCAAACCGGAAATCCTGCACCTTTGGTTTTTAATATGCATGGTTTTGGTTCCAATGCTACACAACAGGAATTATATTCCGGGATGAATGCCGTTGCCGATACTGCGGGCTTTTACGTTTGCTATCCGAATGGTGTCCTGGCCGGGTGGAATGTAGGATGGGCTTTTGGCAGTCAGGCAGATGATGTAGGGTTTATCTCGGCGCTCACTGATACGTTGATTGCCAATCATAACATCGATGCTTCTGCTGTATATGCTTGTGGTATGTCTAATGGTGGTTTTATGTCTTTCAGACTTGCTTGTGAATTAAATAATAAAATTGCTGCAATTGGATCAGTTACAGGGAGTATTGTGCCGGGCAGATTGGGCGTTTGTCAACCGGGAAGACCTGTACCAGTTATGATTATTCACGGCACCGATGACAATACCGTACCTTATAATGGGTCAGGGATAAGTCTGCCGATAGAACAGTTTATCTCATTCTGGTTAGAAAATAACGAATGCTCCACTATTCCTGTTTTTGCACAAATGCAGGATATAAATACAACCGACAATAGTACAGCTGAAAAATATACTTACAACGATTGTCAACCAAACGGTGATCTGGAATTTATAAAAGTTATTGGAGGTGCACATACCTGGCCCGGCTCAATCATTGCCAATGGTGTAACCAACCAGGATTTTAAAGCTAGCATTGAATTATGGAATTTCTTTAAGAAATATAAATTACCAGAGACTTCTTCTTCTAAAGAAAGTGAAACTTTCAACATTCTACTTTCTCCCAATCCGGTATCTGATGTATTTCGCATATCGGGTCTGTCCGGTCCATGGTCGGGTGCAATCCTTAATCTTTCCGGCCAGAATCTAGTAAATTTTGAACATTGGGGAGAACAAACACTGTCAATTTCCAATTTATCAGATGGTATCTATTTATTAATGGTCAGACAAGGCTCTTTAACCCAATATTTTAAAATCATCAAAATTTGA
- a CDS encoding T9SS type A sorting domain-containing protein, which yields MKTQFHIFILFFTYIGTSFTQVCFDPITFTWEGSFSGNQAVWNIDDVSNIYPGLKGIDVQVKLIDPFSVNTSTSNPSDYSDYTKTNTFFGRGNLAFQLTSSAKNQSACLEFSFTKPILLSKFEVFDIDYIASSPFPLNTYRDSLSFFAVNDSGAVNLQLEPLKANHQFDIFGQSVRAFYEVGLNGDLTHRDSTGAIRISSQLPVQKFTLCYANADIDGFSNSHAVKLQAFSFCEAFGSLAGTVLEHGTNTPLAGSVIRLYDEFGLPVTDTHGNPLEIITGNNGQYFFDKLPFGIYEVRQTDPIGYESYNDIDGVNDNKIRVNITVKEPYQINKDFYEQLFAPLPVRFGDFKVSAQGEGFGLAEWFTFSETNNDYFQVWISDNGISYTEIGKVYSSGNSNSPQSYQLKLTDLTAGLKYIQLTQTDLDGRTTGLGIRTLNSVQSTKFNFKISPNPSEDNIFITTDNVITTLSEYQILHSNGNIIQNGNLDFSTGSEVQLNIRDLLPGTYIIQIRTNSETVAKKFIRIR from the coding sequence ATGAAAACACAATTTCACATTTTTATTTTGTTTTTTACATACATCGGTACTTCTTTTACGCAGGTATGCTTCGATCCAATAACCTTTACCTGGGAAGGATCGTTTTCGGGGAATCAGGCTGTTTGGAATATTGATGATGTGTCAAATATCTATCCGGGACTAAAGGGTATTGACGTTCAGGTTAAGTTGATAGATCCTTTTTCGGTCAACACTTCCACATCCAATCCAAGCGATTATTCGGATTACACCAAAACCAATACCTTTTTTGGAAGAGGAAATCTTGCTTTTCAACTCACATCATCAGCTAAGAATCAGTCTGCTTGTCTGGAATTTTCATTTACTAAGCCGATTCTTCTATCCAAATTTGAAGTATTTGATATTGATTATATCGCATCTTCGCCTTTCCCTTTAAATACATATCGGGATAGTCTAAGCTTTTTTGCAGTGAATGATAGCGGCGCAGTCAATCTTCAGTTAGAACCCCTCAAAGCTAATCATCAGTTTGATATTTTCGGACAATCTGTCAGAGCATTTTATGAAGTTGGATTAAACGGTGATCTGACACACAGGGACAGCACCGGTGCAATTCGGATTTCTTCTCAACTCCCTGTCCAAAAATTTACTTTATGTTATGCTAATGCGGATATTGATGGATTTAGTAACAGCCATGCTGTAAAACTTCAGGCTTTCAGCTTTTGTGAAGCTTTCGGGTCATTAGCCGGTACTGTTTTGGAGCATGGAACGAATACACCTTTAGCCGGATCAGTCATCAGATTATATGATGAGTTCGGATTACCGGTGACGGATACGCATGGAAACCCACTGGAAATCATAACAGGAAATAATGGACAATACTTTTTTGATAAACTGCCGTTTGGAATTTATGAAGTTCGACAGACCGATCCGATTGGATATGAGAGTTATAATGACATTGATGGTGTAAATGATAATAAAATACGGGTTAATATTACCGTTAAAGAACCTTATCAAATCAATAAGGACTTTTATGAGCAGTTATTTGCACCGTTGCCGGTTCGCTTTGGCGATTTTAAAGTCTCAGCACAAGGAGAAGGCTTCGGATTAGCAGAATGGTTTACATTTTCAGAAACGAATAATGATTATTTTCAGGTTTGGATATCTGACAATGGAATTTCTTATACTGAAATTGGGAAAGTTTACTCATCAGGTAATAGTAATTCCCCGCAATCATATCAACTTAAACTAACTGACCTTACAGCAGGATTGAAGTATATTCAATTGACACAAACTGATTTGGATGGCCGAACAACCGGATTGGGGATCAGAACATTAAATTCAGTTCAATCCACAAAATTTAATTTTAAGATATCTCCTAATCCATCAGAAGATAATATATTTATTACAACAGATAATGTAATCACAACCTTGTCGGAATATCAAATTTTACATTCTAACGGTAATATTATTCAAAATGGAAATTTAGATTTTTCAACGGGAAGTGAAGTACAATTGAATATCCGTGATCTGTTGCCGGGAACTTATATCATTCAAATAAGGACAAATTCCGAAACTGTAGCAAAAAAATTCATTCGGATCAGGTAA
- a CDS encoding bile acid:sodium symporter family protein, protein MHIADQVSVHFNSNQITFLNICLGFLMFGVALDLKLSHFRKSGFEIRSIVTGLISQWIILPALTLVLIFIIQPYYSIALGMLLVACCPGGNVSNYAVHLSGSNTYLSLILTTISTLLCVFTTPLLFGGLSYLIPDNQMTENTFEISILQMCGTILQLIILPMLAGMILVHYANNFVLAIKGTVKKVSLFIFTAFVFGGIYSNLDNIGEYLHLVFWIVMLHNGLALFAGYSFAKINKLDEKDSRAISIETGIQNSGLALVLIFNFFDGLGGMALIAAWWSVWHLISAIIVALYWKSDVSIFRVS, encoded by the coding sequence ATGCACATCGCTGATCAGGTTTCTGTACATTTTAACTCCAATCAGATAACATTTTTGAATATCTGTCTGGGATTTTTAATGTTTGGGGTAGCATTGGATCTGAAATTGAGTCATTTTCGGAAATCGGGATTTGAAATAAGGTCTATTGTGACCGGATTGATTTCTCAATGGATTATTTTACCTGCCCTTACTTTGGTACTTATTTTTATCATTCAGCCTTATTACAGTATTGCTCTCGGTATGCTCTTGGTTGCATGTTGCCCCGGGGGTAATGTTTCTAATTATGCGGTACATTTATCCGGATCAAATACATATCTTTCTTTAATTCTTACAACCATTTCAACATTATTGTGTGTATTTACCACTCCCTTACTATTTGGTGGCTTAAGCTATTTAATTCCTGATAATCAAATGACAGAGAATACTTTTGAAATAAGTATATTACAAATGTGTGGTACAATACTTCAACTGATCATTTTACCAATGTTGGCAGGTATGATCCTGGTACATTATGCCAATAACTTTGTTTTGGCAATAAAGGGAACGGTAAAAAAAGTCAGTCTTTTCATTTTTACAGCTTTTGTATTTGGAGGAATCTACAGCAATCTGGATAACATTGGGGAATACCTCCATTTGGTATTCTGGATTGTCATGTTGCACAATGGACTTGCTCTTTTTGCCGGATATAGTTTTGCTAAAATCAATAAGTTGGATGAAAAAGATAGCAGGGCGATATCTATTGAAACCGGCATTCAGAATTCAGGATTAGCTTTGGTTCTGATTTTTAATTTCTTTGATGGTTTGGGAGGAATGGCACTTATAGCAGCATGGTGGAGCGTTTGGCATCTGATTTCGGCTATAATTGTGGCATTATATTGGAAAAGTGATGTATCGATTTTCAGAGTTTCTTAA
- a CDS encoding tryptophanase: MKTIIEPFKIKSVEPIRFNSETERSEALKNAYFNTFLLHSDDVIIDLLTDSGTSAMSSAQWAGIMIGDESYAGSPSFYRFEKAVKDITGMDIVIPTHQGRAAEKILFSILGGKGKTFISNTLFDTTRANIEFTGANGIDLICEEGKLPTVSSPFKGNIDIEALKAYISEHGSSAIAMVIMTITNNSGGGQPVSMENIRVTAEICRKHKILFYIDACRFAENCYFIKIREDGYLNKSVSEIAGELFLYADGCTMSAKKDAFANIGGFLAMRDINTATLCRNLLVITEGFPTYGGLAGRDLEAIAIGLGEVMEEQYLHYRIRSIEYLTNKLYDAGVPVMMPAGGHAVYLDAKQFLPHIPANEYPGQSLVCALYIKGGIRCVEIGSLMFGKYSETGELIPSKLELVRLAIPRRVYTQSHIDYVAEVIIEVFQERNLIKGMKITEEAPVLRHFTAKLTYV, encoded by the coding sequence ATGAAAACAATCATAGAGCCATTTAAGATCAAATCAGTAGAGCCAATCAGATTTAATTCAGAAACTGAAAGAAGTGAAGCTCTTAAAAATGCATATTTTAATACATTTTTATTGCATTCCGATGATGTTATTATTGATTTGTTGACAGATAGCGGAACCAGTGCAATGAGCAGTGCACAATGGGCAGGAATCATGATTGGAGATGAATCATATGCCGGAAGCCCAAGTTTTTACAGATTCGAAAAGGCAGTCAAAGATATTACAGGCATGGACATTGTAATCCCTACTCATCAGGGAAGAGCAGCAGAGAAAATACTTTTCAGTATATTGGGAGGAAAAGGAAAAACGTTTATTTCCAATACATTATTTGATACGACCAGAGCAAATATTGAATTTACAGGTGCGAATGGGATAGATCTGATTTGCGAGGAGGGTAAGTTACCCACAGTTTCCAGTCCCTTCAAAGGAAATATTGATATTGAAGCTTTAAAGGCTTACATTTCAGAACACGGAAGTAGTGCTATTGCAATGGTTATTATGACTATTACCAATAATTCAGGCGGTGGACAGCCTGTCAGCATGGAAAATATCAGAGTTACGGCAGAAATTTGCAGGAAGCATAAGATTCTCTTTTACATCGATGCATGTCGTTTTGCAGAAAATTGTTATTTCATTAAAATTAGAGAAGATGGATATCTGAACAAATCAGTCAGTGAAATTGCCGGAGAGCTTTTTTTGTATGCCGATGGTTGTACAATGAGTGCTAAAAAGGATGCTTTTGCAAATATTGGCGGATTTCTTGCAATGCGGGATATAAACACTGCCACGCTCTGTAGAAATTTATTGGTTATTACTGAAGGATTTCCCACTTACGGTGGGCTGGCAGGAAGAGATCTTGAAGCAATTGCCATTGGACTTGGAGAAGTAATGGAAGAACAATACCTGCACTATAGAATCAGGAGTATTGAATACCTGACAAATAAATTGTACGATGCAGGTGTTCCTGTGATGATGCCGGCAGGGGGTCATGCTGTATATCTGGATGCAAAACAATTCTTACCTCATATTCCTGCTAATGAATATCCCGGGCAATCCCTGGTGTGTGCATTATATATAAAAGGAGGTATCCGTTGTGTTGAAATTGGTTCACTGATGTTTGGAAAATATAGTGAAACAGGCGAATTAATTCCATCAAAATTGGAATTGGTAAGACTTGCAATACCACGGCGGGTATATACGCAAAGCCATATAGATTATGTAGCGGAAGTAATAATTGAAGTATTTCAGGAACGCAATCTGATCAAAGGAATGAAAATTACGGAAGAAGCACCTGTCCTCAGACATTTTACAGCGAAATTGACTTATGTTTAA
- a CDS encoding YebC/PmpR family DNA-binding transcriptional regulator: MGRAFEYRRAAKEKRWATMSRIFPKVSRMITIAVKEAGSDPDMNSKLRMALQMAKAANMPKDNIDNAIKRAAGKDAEDYSEVNYEGKGPHGVLVFVECATDNTTRTVANVKSYFNKAGGSLVPTGSLEFMFDRKTVVEFEKPAELDLEEFELEMIDHGLESYEADANTVYAYGDYTDFGTLTKAIEEKGIALSKANLQRIPTSPVEFTDEQMADIEKMLDKLEDDDDVQAVYTNIA, encoded by the coding sequence ATGGGACGAGCATTTGAGTACCGACGTGCCGCAAAAGAAAAGAGGTGGGCTACTATGTCACGCATTTTTCCAAAAGTTTCCAGAATGATAACAATTGCAGTGAAGGAAGCAGGTTCTGACCCGGACATGAATTCAAAACTTCGTATGGCATTACAAATGGCTAAAGCAGCCAATATGCCTAAAGATAATATTGATAATGCTATCAAAAGGGCAGCCGGAAAAGATGCGGAAGATTATTCTGAAGTAAATTATGAAGGAAAAGGTCCGCATGGAGTCCTTGTTTTTGTGGAATGCGCCACCGATAACACTACACGTACGGTTGCAAATGTAAAATCCTATTTCAATAAAGCAGGAGGGTCTTTAGTTCCTACAGGTTCATTGGAATTTATGTTTGACAGAAAAACAGTCGTTGAATTTGAAAAGCCCGCAGAATTGGATTTGGAAGAGTTTGAACTCGAAATGATTGACCATGGTTTAGAAAGTTATGAAGCAGATGCAAATACAGTCTATGCATACGGAGATTATACGGACTTTGGTACCTTGACTAAAGCAATCGAAGAAAAAGGAATAGCTCTCTCGAAAGCTAACCTGCAAAGAATTCCAACATCACCGGTAGAATTTACAGATGAACAAATGGCTGACATTGAAAAAATGTTGGACAAGCTGGAAGATGATGATGATGTACAGGCTGTCTATACAAATATCGCTTAA